A window of the Bradyrhizobium diazoefficiens genome harbors these coding sequences:
- a CDS encoding pyrroloquinoline quinone-dependent dehydrogenase encodes MKTQWRYSCLPVAVMAAALAASPAFAQAVDTARIEAAGQNDWLTYHGSYKSYHYSPLAQINANNVANLSIAWIHIPGRSTRGLQSMPLVADGVLYYTGSYSRVFALNGATGEVIWSYFPELDEALIARQTHSPYNRGAAIGEGKVFVGTMDGRLIGLDMKTGKVAWDTKLIDSQKLTVGFTGAPLYAKGTVIIGAQGGEWPGRGPIFAVDAATGQKKWEFLTVAGTDEAMKTWGSDSWRTGGGGGWMPGTYDPETNTVLWGTANPAPLYDWSGSDYKTQGARPGDNLYTSSVLGLDIDTGKLKFFHQELPHDAWDFDSAVGEFVMLDRDGQKFVVHPNKSGYIFVYDRSLGLKNVWRITENSNFVKNIDPKTGELIGRRDFKAGKVDEALCPHISGGVSFNSGSYNPRTGLYYKLGQEWCMTLDVMKTTPVTAPQVQLNIGADFKIAPPPGGEIYGHLDARDPVTGAKKWEVRFPEPPLASVLSTAGNLVFVPDSRGTIHAYDAETGTELWNHSDGTGHQGGIISYSAGGKQYIAVTAGFGGMASDDYAPTFGGVYKSMPRDDGALIVYSLK; translated from the coding sequence ATGAAGACGCAGTGGCGCTATTCTTGTTTACCTGTTGCTGTTATGGCTGCGGCGCTCGCAGCGTCGCCGGCGTTTGCGCAAGCCGTGGACACGGCGCGGATCGAAGCCGCTGGTCAGAACGACTGGCTGACCTATCACGGCTCGTACAAATCCTATCACTACAGCCCGCTCGCGCAGATCAACGCGAACAACGTTGCCAATCTGAGCATTGCCTGGATCCACATTCCAGGACGGTCGACCCGTGGCCTGCAATCAATGCCTCTCGTGGCAGACGGTGTGCTCTACTACACCGGTTCTTACAGTCGGGTTTTTGCGCTCAACGGCGCAACAGGCGAGGTGATCTGGTCCTATTTTCCAGAACTCGATGAGGCGCTGATCGCCCGCCAGACTCACTCCCCCTACAATCGCGGCGCAGCGATTGGTGAGGGCAAGGTCTTTGTCGGCACGATGGACGGCCGGCTCATCGGGCTCGATATGAAGACCGGAAAAGTCGCTTGGGACACCAAGCTGATCGACTCGCAGAAACTCACGGTCGGCTTCACCGGAGCTCCGCTGTATGCGAAGGGCACGGTGATCATCGGCGCTCAGGGTGGCGAGTGGCCGGGTCGCGGTCCCATATTTGCTGTCGATGCCGCCACGGGCCAAAAGAAATGGGAATTTTTGACGGTTGCCGGCACTGACGAAGCCATGAAGACCTGGGGAAGTGATTCCTGGCGCACGGGCGGAGGCGGCGGCTGGATGCCCGGCACTTACGACCCTGAGACCAACACGGTTCTTTGGGGGACGGCGAACCCGGCGCCGCTCTACGATTGGTCGGGTAGCGATTACAAAACTCAAGGCGCTCGTCCGGGCGACAACCTCTACACGAGTTCCGTCCTCGGTCTCGATATCGACACGGGCAAGCTGAAATTCTTTCATCAGGAGTTGCCCCACGACGCCTGGGACTTCGACAGTGCGGTCGGGGAATTCGTCATGCTCGATCGCGACGGTCAGAAATTCGTGGTGCATCCGAACAAGAGCGGCTACATCTTCGTCTATGATCGCAGCCTCGGTTTGAAGAATGTCTGGCGAATTACCGAGAACAGCAATTTCGTCAAGAACATCGATCCCAAAACCGGCGAACTGATCGGACGGCGTGACTTCAAGGCCGGAAAGGTAGACGAGGCGCTCTGCCCGCACATCTCGGGCGGCGTCAGCTTCAATTCCGGCTCCTACAATCCGAGGACCGGCCTCTACTACAAGCTCGGCCAGGAATGGTGCATGACCCTCGACGTCATGAAGACCACACCGGTGACCGCCCCGCAAGTACAGCTCAATATTGGAGCCGACTTCAAGATTGCGCCTCCGCCGGGCGGGGAGATTTATGGTCATCTCGACGCGCGCGACCCGGTGACCGGGGCAAAGAAGTGGGAGGTCCGCTTCCCCGAGCCGCCGCTCGCGAGCGTCCTGTCGACCGCTGGCAATCTGGTGTTTGTGCCTGACTCCCGTGGCACCATTCATGCCTACGATGCCGAAACCGGAACCGAGCTGTGGAATCACTCTGACGGAACCGGCCATCAGGGCGGAATCATCAGCTACTCCGCCGGCGGCAAGCAGTATATCGCGGTGACCGCGGGCTTTGGCGGCATGGCGTCGGATGATTATGCGCCGACCTTCGGTGGCGTTTACAAGAGCATGC